The genomic segment ATCAGCGTAAAGTTATGGCCATCCGGCAGGTCACGGATGCGGCAGATGCGCTCCATAGCCCCTTTATCTTCAAGCTTACAGCCGAGCGCGTAGCCGGAATCGGTCGGATAGACAATGACGCCGCCCTTACGCACAATTTCCACCGCCTGTTTGATAAGACGCGGCTGTGGGTTGTCCGGGTGGATATAGAAAAATTGACTCATACTGCCCCCTCTTTACTCAGTTCCGGCGACCAGCGTTGCCAGACGGGCGTTAACCCTTCCGGCAGCCACAGCCTGCGCCCCAGTTCAATCCAGGGGCACGGCTGATGGAAATCCGATCCCTGCGACGCCAGCAGCCCATACTGTCCGGCGTAGCTTGCAAGCTGACTGCGCTCATTGGGCGCCTGCTGGCACTGGGCCACTTCCATGGCATCGCCGCCCGCCTGTGCGAAAACGTTCAGCAGGCGTTTGAGCCATTTGGCGCTCAGTTGATAACGCCCCGGATGGGCGACAACCGCCAGTCCGCCAGAATGATGAATTACATCAATAGCTTGTTCTATTGTACACCACTGGGGAGGAACATAACCGGTTTTCCCTCGCGCCAGATAATGTTTGAACACATCCGCCATATTATTCGCGCGCCCGTCTTCAATCAAAAAACGTGCGAAATGCCCGCGCGTAACCATACCGCCAGCCGCCAGCCGACGCGCGCCTTCCAGCGCGCCGGGAATGCGCGCTTTCTCCAGCCGTTCGGCGATCATTTCGGCTCGCTGCGTGCGGCGCTGCGCCTGCGCCTCCAGAAACGCCACCATTTCTGGGTGCGTAATATCTATCCCCAGACCGACGATATGGATTTCATGGTTTTCCCAGAGCGTGGAAATTTCAACGCCGTCGATGAGTCTTAGCGCAAGCCCGGCGCGGGCTATCTCCTGATGCGCGGCAGGCAGCCCGGCGGTCGTGTCATGATCGGTTATCGCGAGCGTATGAATGCCCATGTCGACCGCGCGATGCACCAATGCCGCCGGTGAAAGCAGGCCGTCCGAGGCGGTTGTGTGGCTGTGCAGGTCGTAAATAATCGCTGATTCAGGTTCGCTCAAAACGGCTCCAGTGGCTAAGGTCTTTTATATCGTCTTGCTCATCATAACGGTTTGTGGAAATTATCAAAAATCAGTGTTGACATTCCCGCCATGAACCAGTTAACTAGTACGCAAGTTCACACGAAGAAGGTATCTGAAAAATGACGCATTATTTCTCTCTGCATGGCTGGTGGCGTACCTCCTGATCCCGGGCGGTATCTTTACCTGTGCGCAAGCAATCAGATACCCGGCCCGCTCAGTGCGGGCTTTTTTTTGAACACAAAACAGAGATGCAGACCATGCAAACAGAAAAACC from the Cronobacter condimenti 1330 genome contains:
- the rnm gene encoding RNase RNM; its protein translation is MSEPESAIIYDLHSHTTASDGLLSPAALVHRAVDMGIHTLAITDHDTTAGLPAAHQEIARAGLALRLIDGVEISTLWENHEIHIVGLGIDITHPEMVAFLEAQAQRRTQRAEMIAERLEKARIPGALEGARRLAAGGMVTRGHFARFLIEDGRANNMADVFKHYLARGKTGYVPPQWCTIEQAIDVIHHSGGLAVVAHPGRYQLSAKWLKRLLNVFAQAGGDAMEVAQCQQAPNERSQLASYAGQYGLLASQGSDFHQPCPWIELGRRLWLPEGLTPVWQRWSPELSKEGAV
- the trpL gene encoding trp operon leader peptide; translated protein: MTHYFSLHGWWRTS